In Mercurialis annua linkage group LG5, ddMerAnnu1.2, whole genome shotgun sequence, a single genomic region encodes these proteins:
- the LOC126682901 gene encoding ent-kaur-16-ene synthase, chloroplastic-like, with product MIEKAKLSVSSYDTAWVAMVPSKESKEKPLFPKCLEWIMENQHHDGSWSHNPYHPLLVKDYLSCTLACVLALQKWKVGQSLIKRGLGFIEANCWAVNDERQLTPIGFDITFPAMIELAIEYELELPFHPEILDVLLQKREKEVARCELEGTKTYLAYLIEGLGKKCTWEEIRKHQRSNGSFFNSPSATAAALVYNHNQQCYDYLITLLKNSDNAVATTYPLEIYTQLCAVDNIQKLGIDDRYFRTEIDNTLDNIYRLWMQRDEEIYLDVRCCALGFRLLRLGGYDVSSDVLAHVSEEEHFFNTASPQFKSTKTILELFKASKLMIYKNELVLEKLEVWTYSFLKQQLLTDSIKDSKLREEVCHALRYRYDSLNFIEMRWEIEQQKTKSVQLLKTSYSLNDNNGKLVVLAIQQYNMCQSLYQKEYQNLERWVKICRFEELDFARVLLLNCYYTNSAVLVAPELADARISITKNCVLATVVDDFFDVAGSKEELENLVQLTQKWGETSTIGYRSEKVKIIFSALEDMIKELNVIAFEHHGRNVELHLVKIWQELLNSMMKEATWAGENVIPSLNEYMENAYISFALGPICHITTYFLGITLPEEVMIGPQVYNLFKYVSLVGRLLNDLQSFKREREQGKYNSVSLRILHSQGNMTEEEAIEGVIRDIEMYRKELLRLAVQKEDNSLPKRFRELFWNFSNVLHYFYMDNDGYSSPKNKMSRDAKVVLFEPISLF from the exons ATGATTGAGAAAGCTAAACTATCAGTTTCGTCTTATGATACAGCATGGGTGGCTATGGTTCCTTCTAAAGAATCAAAGGAGAAGCCATTGTTTCCCAAATGTCTGGAATGGATTATGGAGAATCAGCATCATGATGGATCATGGTCCCATAATCCATACCATCCATTACTTGTTAAGGATTATCTCTCTTGTACTTTGGCTTGTGTTCTTGCTCTTCAAAAATGGAAAGTTGGCCAATCACTCATCAAAAGAG GTCTAGGATTTATTGAGGCTAATTGTTGGGCTGTCAATGACGAGAGACAATTGACACCAATTGGATTTGATATTACATTTCCTGCCATGATAGAACTTGCAATAGAGTATGAATTAGAGCTTCCTTTCCATCCTGAAATACTTGATGTATTACTGcagaagagagaaaaagaagtcGCAag ATGTGAATTGGAAGGAACTAAGACCTATCTAGCATACCTAATTGAAGGGCTTGGAAAGAAATGCACGTGGGAAGAGATACGTAAACATCAAAGAAGTAATGGGTCATTTTTCAATTCACCATCAGCAACTGCAGCTGCTTTAGTTTACAATCATAATCAACAATGTTATGATTACTTGATCACCCTTTTAAAGAATTCTGATAATGcag TTGCCACAACTTATCCGTTGGAAATCTATACCCAGCTTTGTGCAGTGGACAATATTCAAAAGTTAGGAATTGATGATAGATATTTCAGAACAGAAATAGATAATACTTTGGATAATATATACAG ATTATGGATGCAAAGAGATGAAGAGATATATTTGGATGTGCGTTGTTGTGCTTTGGGATTTCGTCTACTACGATTGGGAGGTTACGATGTTTCTTCTG ATGTGCTAGCACACGTCTCTGAAGAAGAACATTTTTTCAATACAGCAAGTCCACAattcaaaagtacaaaaacAATTTTGGAATTGTTCAAAGCCTCAAAGTTAATGATATACAAAAATGAACTTGTTCTTGAGAAGTTAGAAGTTTGGACATATTCTTTCTTGAAACAACAACTATTGACAGATTCCATTAAAGATTCTAAGCTACGTGAAGAG GTGTGTCATGCTTTAAGATATCGTTATGATAGTTTAAATTTCATTGAGATGAGGTGGGAAATAGAGCAACAAAAAACCAAAAGTGTTCAACTTCTAAAAACATCTTATAG CCTTAATGATAATAATGGCAAGCTAGTGGTGCTGGCAATCCAACAATATAACATGTGTCAATCGTTGTATCAAAAAGAATATCAGAATCTTGAAAG ATGGGTTAAGATTTGTAGATTTGAGGAACTTGATTTTGCAAGGGTTCTACTACTTAATTGCTACTACACCAACTCTGCAGTCTTAGTTGCTCCTGAATTGGCCGATGCTCGAATCTCCATTACCAAAAATTGTGTTCTAGCTACTGTTGTTGACGACTTTTTTGATGTTGCCGGTTCCAAAGAAGAATTGGAAAACCTAGTTCAGTTAACCCAAAA GTGGGGAGAAACTTCAACTATTGGATACCGCTCTGAGAAAGTTAAGATCATTTTTTCAGCACTTGAAGATATGATTAAAGAGCTTAATGTCATTGCATTCGAACATCATGGAAGAAATGTTGAGCTTCACTTGGTCAAAATA TGGCAAGAATTGCTCAATTCTATGATGAAAGAAGCTACATGGGctggagagaatgtaataccatCGCTGAATGAATACATGGAAAATGCATATATATCTTTTGCCTTAGGACCAATTTGTCATATAACAACCTATTTTCTTGGAATAACATTGCCTGAAGAAGTAATGATAGGACCACAAGTATATAATCTATTTAAGTATGTCAGCCTGGTTGGACGACTTCTTAATGATCTCCAATCTTTCAAG AGAGAACGCGAACAAGGTAAATACAACAGTGTATCGCTACGCATACTTCATAGTCAAGGGAACATGACAGAAGAAGAAGCCATTGAAGGTGTAATTCGAGACATTGAGATGTATAGGAAAGAATTACTACGACTAGCTGTGCAAAAGGAAGATAATTCGCTTCCAAAACGTTTCAGGGAGTTATTTTGGAACTTTAGTAACGTATTACACTACTTTTACATGGACAATGATGGCTATTCAAGTCCCAAAAATAAAATGTCCAGAGATGCAAAAGTTGTATTATTTGAACCGATTTCTCTTTTTTAG